A single genomic interval of Phocoena sinus isolate mPhoSin1 chromosome 15, mPhoSin1.pri, whole genome shotgun sequence harbors:
- the SRRT gene encoding serrate RNA effector molecule homolog isoform X6, protein MRCPMLGGVGAQLTAPLSPGFIQTSTSCSTMSCLSRPDFLTGPPLRLGSIAEIDLGVPPPVMKTFKEFLLSLDDSVDETEAVKRYNDYKLDFRRQQMQDFFLAHKDEEWFRSKYHPDEVGKRRQEARGALQNRLRVFLSLMESGWFDNLLLDIDKADAIVKMLDAAVIKMEGGTENDLRILEQEEEEEQAGKPGEPSKKEEGRVGPGPGDGERKTNEKDDKKEDGKQAENDSSSDDKTKKSEGDGDKEEKKEDSEKEAKKSSKKRNRKHSGDDSFDEGSVSESESESESGQAEEEKEEAEEALKEKEKPKEEEREKPKDAPGLECKPRPLHKTCSLFMRNIAPNISRAEIISLCKRYPGFMRVALSEPQPERRFFRRGWVTFDRSVNIKEICWNLQNIRLRECELSPGVNRDLTRRVRNVNGITQHKQIVRNDIKLAAKLIHTLDDRTQLWASEPGTPPLPTSLPSQNPILKNITDYLIEEVSAEEEELLGSSGGAPPEEPPKEGNPAEINVERDEKLIKVLDKLLLYLRIVHSLDYYNTCEYPNEDEMPNRCGIIHVRGPMPPNRISHGEVLEWQKTFEEKLTPLLSVRESLSEEEAQKMGRKDPEQEVEKFVTSNTQELGKDKWLCPLSGKKFKGPEFVRKHIFNKHAEKIEEVKKEVAFFNNFLTDAKRPALPEIKPAQPPGPAQILPPGLTPGLPYPHQTPQGLMPYGQPRPPILGYGAGAVRPAVPTGGPPYPHAPYGAGRGNYDAFRGQGGYPGKPRNRMVRGDPRAIVEYRDLDAPDDVDFF, encoded by the exons ATGAGATGCCCTAtgctggggggggtgggggcccaGCTTACGGCCCCCCTCAGCCCTGGGTTCATCCAGACGTCCACATCATGCAGCACCATGTCCTGCCTATCCAGGCCAG ACTTCCTGACGGGGCCCCCCCTCAGGCTGGGCAGCATAGCAGAGATCGACTTGGGTGTGCCGCCACCTGTGATGAAGACCTTCAAGGAGTTTCTCCTGTCTTTGGATGACTCTGTGGATGAGACAGAGGCAGTTAAGCGCTATAACGACTACAAGCTGGATTTCCGGAGGCAGCAGATGCAGGATTTCTTCCTGGCTCATAAAGATGAGGAGTG GTTTCGGTCTAAGTACCACCCAGATGAGGTGGGGAAGCGTCGGCAGGAGGCCCGGGGGGCCCTGCAAAACCGACTGAGGGTATTCCTGTCCCTCATGGAGAGCGGCTGGTTTGATAATCTTCTGCTGGACATAGACAAAGCTGATGCCATTGTCAAGATGCTGGATGCAG CTGTGATTAAGATGGAAGGAGGTACAGAGAATGACCTACGCATCctggagcaggaggaggaggaggaacaggCAGGGAAGCCCGGGGAGCCCAGCAAGAAAGAGGAAGGCCGGGTTGGACCAGGCCCGGGCGATGGAGAACGCAAGACCAATGAGAAGGATGACAAGAAAGAGGACGGCAAACAG GCCGAAAACGACAGTTCTAGTGATGACAAAACCAAGAAATCCGAGGGTGATGGGgacaaggaagagaagaaagaagactcTGAGAAAGAAGCCAAAAAG AGCAGCAAGAAGCGGAATAGGAAGCATAGTGGTGATGACAGCTTTGACGAAGGCAGTGTGTCCGAGTCGGAGTCGGAGTCGGAGAGTGGCCAGGccgaggaggagaaggaggaggctg AGGAAGCACTCAAGGAAAAGGAGAAGCCCAAGGAAGAAGAGCGGGAGAAGCCCAAGGACGCTCCTGGGCTGGAGTGTAAACCCCGGCCGCTGCATAAGACTTGCTCGCTCTTCATGCGCAACATTGCGCCCAACATCTCCCGGGCTGAGATCATTTCT CTTTGTAAAAGATACCCCGGCTTTATGCGCGTGGCATTATCGGAGCCCCAGCCCGAGAGGAG GTTTTTCCGTCGTGGCTGGGTGACCTTTGACCGCAGCGTTAACATTAAAGAGATCTGTTGGAACCTGCAGAATATCCGA CTCCGGGAGTGTGAGCTGAGCCCTGGCGTGAACAGAGACCTGACGCGCCGCGTCCGCAACGTCAACGGCATCACCCAGCACAAGCAGATAGTGCGCAACGACATCAAGCTGGCGGCCAAGCTGATCCATACGCTGGATGACAGGACCCAGCTCTGGGCCTCTGAGCCTGGGACGCCTCCTCTGCCAACG AGTCTGCCCTCGCAGAACCCCATCTTGAAGAATATCACCGACTACCTGATTGAGGAAGTGAGCGCCGAGGAGGAGGAGCTGCTGGGGAGCAGTGGGGGGGCCCCTCCTGAGGAGCCTCCTAAGGAAGGGAACCCTGCCGAGATCAACGTGGAGCGGGACGAGAAGCTGATCAAG gttttgGACAAACTCCTCCTTTATTTGCGCATCGTGCATTCCCTGGATTATTATAACACGTGCGAGTACCCCAATGAGGACGAGATGCCCAACCGCTGTGGCATCATCCATGTTCGGGGGCCCATGCCGCCCAACCGCATCAGTCATGGAGAAG TGCTAGAATGGCAGAAGACATTTGAGGAGAAGCTGACTCCACTGCTGAGTGTGCGGGAATCTCTTTCAGAGGAAGAGGCCCAGAAGATGGGTCGCAAAGACCCTGAGCAGGAAGTGGAAAAGTTTGTGACCTCCAACACCCAGGAACTGGGCAAGGATAAGTGGCTGTGCCCTCTCAGTGGCAAGAAATTCAAG GGCCCTGAGTTTGTACGCAAACATATCTTCAACAAGCATGCAGAGAAAATTGAGGAAGTAAAGAAGGAGGTTGcattttttaacaactttctcACTGATGCCAAGCGACCAGCTCTGCCTGAGATAAAGCCAGCTCAGCCACCTGGCCCTGCCCAGA TACTCCCCCCAGGTCTGACCCCGGGACTCCCCTACCCACACCAGACTCCCCAGGGCCTGATGCCCTATGGTCAGCCCCGGCCCCCCATCTTGGGCTATGGAG CTGGTGCTGTTCGCCCTGCAGTGCCCACAGGAGGGCCTCCATATCCCCATGCTCCCTATGGTGCTGGCCGAGGGAACTATGATGCCTTCCGAGGCCAGGGAGGTTATCCTGGGAAACCCCGAAACAG GATGGTCCGTGGAGACCCACGGGCCATTGTGGAATACCGTGACCTGGATGCTCCAGATGATGTGGATTTCTTTTGA
- the SRRT gene encoding serrate RNA effector molecule homolog isoform X4, giving the protein MGDSDDEYDRRRRDKFRRERSDYDRSRERDERRRGDDWNDREWDRGRERRSRGEYRDYDRNRRERFSPPRHELSPPQKRMRRDWDEHSSDPYHSGYEMPYAGGGGGPAYGPPQPWVHPDVHIMQHHVLPIQARLGSIAEIDLGVPPPVMKTFKEFLLSLDDSVDETEAVKRYNDYKLDFRRQQMQDFFLAHKDEEWFRSKYHPDEVGKRRQEARGALQNRLRVFLSLMESGWFDNLLLDIDKADAIVKMLDAAVIKMEGGTENDLRILEQEEEEEQAGKPGEPSKKEEGRVGPGPGDGERKTNEKDDKKEDGKQAENDSSSDDKTKKSEGDGDKEEKKEDSEKEAKKSSKKRNRKHSGDDSFDEGSVSESESESESGQAEEEKEEAEEALKEKEKPKEEEREKPKDAPGLECKPRPLHKTCSLFMRNIAPNISRAEIISLCKRYPGFMRVALSEPQPERRFFRRGWVTFDRSVNIKEICWNLQNIRLRECELSPGVNRDLTRRVRNVNGITQHKQIVRNDIKLAAKLIHTLDDRTQLWASEPGTPPLPTSLPSQNPILKNITDYLIEEVSAEEEELLGSSGGAPPEEPPKEGNPAEINVERDEKLIKVLDKLLLYLRIVHSLDYYNTCEYPNEDEMPNRCGIIHVRGPMPPNRISHGEVLEWQKTFEEKLTPLLSVRESLSEEEAQKMGRKDPEQEVEKFVTSNTQELGKDKWLCPLSGKKFKGPEFVRKHIFNKHAEKIEEVKKEVAFFNNFLTDAKRPALPEIKPAQPPGPAQILPPGLTPGLPYPHQTPQGLMPYGQPRPPILGYGAGAVRPAVPTGGPPYPHAPYGAGRGNYDAFRGQGGYPGKPRNR; this is encoded by the exons AGAGTGGGACCGTGGCCGGGAGCGCCGCAGTCGGGGTGAATATCGTGACTATGACAGGAATCGGCGAGAGCGCTTCTCTCCTCCCCGACACGAGCTCAGCCCCCCGCAGAAGCGCATGAGGCGAGACTG GGATGAGCACAGCTCTGACCCATACCACAGTGGCTATGAGATGCCCTAtgctggggggggtgggggcccaGCTTACGGCCCCCCTCAGCCCTGGGTTCATCCAGACGTCCACATCATGCAGCACCATGTCCTGCCTATCCAGGCCAG GCTGGGCAGCATAGCAGAGATCGACTTGGGTGTGCCGCCACCTGTGATGAAGACCTTCAAGGAGTTTCTCCTGTCTTTGGATGACTCTGTGGATGAGACAGAGGCAGTTAAGCGCTATAACGACTACAAGCTGGATTTCCGGAGGCAGCAGATGCAGGATTTCTTCCTGGCTCATAAAGATGAGGAGTG GTTTCGGTCTAAGTACCACCCAGATGAGGTGGGGAAGCGTCGGCAGGAGGCCCGGGGGGCCCTGCAAAACCGACTGAGGGTATTCCTGTCCCTCATGGAGAGCGGCTGGTTTGATAATCTTCTGCTGGACATAGACAAAGCTGATGCCATTGTCAAGATGCTGGATGCAG CTGTGATTAAGATGGAAGGAGGTACAGAGAATGACCTACGCATCctggagcaggaggaggaggaggaacaggCAGGGAAGCCCGGGGAGCCCAGCAAGAAAGAGGAAGGCCGGGTTGGACCAGGCCCGGGCGATGGAGAACGCAAGACCAATGAGAAGGATGACAAGAAAGAGGACGGCAAACAG GCCGAAAACGACAGTTCTAGTGATGACAAAACCAAGAAATCCGAGGGTGATGGGgacaaggaagagaagaaagaagactcTGAGAAAGAAGCCAAAAAG AGCAGCAAGAAGCGGAATAGGAAGCATAGTGGTGATGACAGCTTTGACGAAGGCAGTGTGTCCGAGTCGGAGTCGGAGTCGGAGAGTGGCCAGGccgaggaggagaaggaggaggctg AGGAAGCACTCAAGGAAAAGGAGAAGCCCAAGGAAGAAGAGCGGGAGAAGCCCAAGGACGCTCCTGGGCTGGAGTGTAAACCCCGGCCGCTGCATAAGACTTGCTCGCTCTTCATGCGCAACATTGCGCCCAACATCTCCCGGGCTGAGATCATTTCT CTTTGTAAAAGATACCCCGGCTTTATGCGCGTGGCATTATCGGAGCCCCAGCCCGAGAGGAG GTTTTTCCGTCGTGGCTGGGTGACCTTTGACCGCAGCGTTAACATTAAAGAGATCTGTTGGAACCTGCAGAATATCCGA CTCCGGGAGTGTGAGCTGAGCCCTGGCGTGAACAGAGACCTGACGCGCCGCGTCCGCAACGTCAACGGCATCACCCAGCACAAGCAGATAGTGCGCAACGACATCAAGCTGGCGGCCAAGCTGATCCATACGCTGGATGACAGGACCCAGCTCTGGGCCTCTGAGCCTGGGACGCCTCCTCTGCCAACG AGTCTGCCCTCGCAGAACCCCATCTTGAAGAATATCACCGACTACCTGATTGAGGAAGTGAGCGCCGAGGAGGAGGAGCTGCTGGGGAGCAGTGGGGGGGCCCCTCCTGAGGAGCCTCCTAAGGAAGGGAACCCTGCCGAGATCAACGTGGAGCGGGACGAGAAGCTGATCAAG gttttgGACAAACTCCTCCTTTATTTGCGCATCGTGCATTCCCTGGATTATTATAACACGTGCGAGTACCCCAATGAGGACGAGATGCCCAACCGCTGTGGCATCATCCATGTTCGGGGGCCCATGCCGCCCAACCGCATCAGTCATGGAGAAG TGCTAGAATGGCAGAAGACATTTGAGGAGAAGCTGACTCCACTGCTGAGTGTGCGGGAATCTCTTTCAGAGGAAGAGGCCCAGAAGATGGGTCGCAAAGACCCTGAGCAGGAAGTGGAAAAGTTTGTGACCTCCAACACCCAGGAACTGGGCAAGGATAAGTGGCTGTGCCCTCTCAGTGGCAAGAAATTCAAG GGCCCTGAGTTTGTACGCAAACATATCTTCAACAAGCATGCAGAGAAAATTGAGGAAGTAAAGAAGGAGGTTGcattttttaacaactttctcACTGATGCCAAGCGACCAGCTCTGCCTGAGATAAAGCCAGCTCAGCCACCTGGCCCTGCCCAGA TACTCCCCCCAGGTCTGACCCCGGGACTCCCCTACCCACACCAGACTCCCCAGGGCCTGATGCCCTATGGTCAGCCCCGGCCCCCCATCTTGGGCTATGGAG CTGGTGCTGTTCGCCCTGCAGTGCCCACAGGAGGGCCTCCATATCCCCATGCTCCCTATGGTGCTGGCCGAGGGAACTATGATGCCTTCCGAGGCCAGGGAGGTTATCCTGGGAAACCCCGAAACAG ATGA